Proteins encoded by one window of Paenibacillus urinalis:
- a CDS encoding DUF5071 domain-containing protein has translation MNDLQQLVPKHKHDLEVINKLRELDPRMDVSSIMDDLFEWLQDINWPVAQELCTVLPRFKADDLLPRIHRVLNSDDECWQYSCIYFLIPKLNTDLHNEVREDLLRIIQNPTPSEILSEINEGAKEIYESLF, from the coding sequence ATGAATGATCTCCAACAGCTAGTTCCAAAACATAAACATGATTTAGAGGTCATTAATAAGCTGAGAGAACTTGATCCCAGAATGGATGTTAGTTCAATTATGGATGATTTATTTGAATGGCTGCAGGATATTAATTGGCCTGTTGCACAAGAATTATGTACGGTGCTTCCAAGATTCAAAGCGGATGATCTGCTTCCTAGAATACACAGGGTTTTAAATAGCGACGATGAATGCTGGCAATATTCATGTATCTATTTTCTCATTCCCAAATTGAATACGGATCTCCATAACGAAGTAAGAGAAGATCTGCTGAGAATCATTCAGAATCCAACACCGAGCGAAATATTAAGCGAAATTAACGAGGGCGCTAAAGAGATTTATGAAAGTTTATTCTAA
- a CDS encoding GNAT family N-acetyltransferase has translation MQSFRYYLMTEEYAASIAEWTYEESYSFYNMDDSEETISELMNGEYYYVLNSDNELFGFICIGESARVSGGYEIGIYNDDKCLDLGLGLAPSRTGMGNGANFLDASIKFIIEEYQTSNIQLVVAAFNERAIKVYERVGFVKSQCFKSRVGEEKIDFVLMKLKANNEVPGIHKRM, from the coding sequence ATGCAATCCTTTCGCTACTATTTAATGACAGAAGAATACGCTGCGTCCATTGCTGAATGGACATATGAAGAATCTTACTCTTTCTATAACATGGATGACAGCGAGGAGACGATCTCGGAGTTAATGAATGGTGAATATTATTACGTATTAAATAGTGATAATGAGTTGTTTGGATTTATTTGTATTGGAGAATCAGCCCGTGTATCGGGAGGTTATGAAATAGGAATTTACAATGATGATAAATGTTTAGACCTTGGGCTGGGATTAGCTCCTTCACGCACGGGGATGGGTAATGGTGCAAACTTCTTGGATGCTTCTATCAAGTTTATTATAGAGGAGTATCAAACATCTAACATTCAACTTGTCGTCGCTGCATTTAACGAACGGGCAATTAAAGTCTATGAACGGGTTGGATTTGTAAAGTCTCAATGTTTCAAAAGTCGAGTAGGAGAAGAAAAAATTGATTTTGTATTGATGAAATTAAAGGCAAACAATGAAGTGCCAGGCATACATAAGCGCATGTGA
- a CDS encoding YdcF family protein yields the protein MSASKYRVPHAVELYNSGRSAKILMSGGALEVPEAISMKNKAIELGVPEQDIIVEAQSKNTIDNVLKSREVLDQYFGLNNIKRVLIVTTFYHIRRCYLTLKTYLPEHIEYSLCPAQDKSTRPMNWWESQQGTQRVMKEVEGLIYYTKNGKIQDFEV from the coding sequence GTGTCGGCCAGTAAATATCGGGTTCCACATGCAGTTGAATTATATAATTCTGGACGTTCCGCAAAGATATTAATGTCTGGTGGAGCACTCGAGGTGCCCGAAGCCATATCCATGAAGAATAAAGCGATTGAGCTTGGGGTACCTGAACAAGATATTATCGTTGAGGCCCAGTCCAAGAACACGATAGATAATGTCCTGAAATCCAGAGAAGTACTGGATCAGTATTTCGGATTAAATAATATAAAACGAGTTCTCATCGTCACTACTTTTTATCATATCCGACGCTGCTACTTAACATTGAAGACCTATTTGCCTGAACATATTGAGTACTCATTATGTCCTGCTCAAGATAAGAGCACGAGACCTATGAACTGGTGGGAAAGTCAGCAAGGCACTCAAAGAGTAATGAAAGAAGTGGAAGGGCTTATCTATTACACGAAAAATGGTAAGATCCAAGATTTCGAAGTTTAA
- a CDS encoding GNAT family N-acetyltransferase gives MNYRIRPIEAEDVAFLWDMLYESLFVPEGQEPFNREIINDPHLSKYVDGWGRDGDFGFIAMHEQDKPVGSITARYYHESNKGFGYVDNDVPELGMAILAEYRGIGIGSALMNKLFQEARKKNIERISLSVDPHNEAAMKLYQRFCFKETGKVGTSITMVANIIK, from the coding sequence ATGAATTATAGAATCAGACCCATTGAAGCAGAAGATGTTGCATTCTTATGGGATATGTTGTACGAATCACTGTTTGTTCCAGAAGGGCAGGAGCCGTTCAACAGAGAAATAATCAATGATCCACACCTTTCGAAGTATGTAGATGGCTGGGGACGGGATGGAGATTTTGGATTCATAGCAATGCATGAACAAGACAAGCCGGTTGGATCGATAACAGCTCGATACTATCATGAGAGTAATAAAGGCTTTGGATATGTCGATAATGACGTGCCGGAACTCGGAATGGCGATCTTAGCAGAATATAGAGGAATCGGAATTGGAAGCGCTTTGATGAATAAACTTTTTCAAGAAGCCAGGAAGAAGAACATTGAAAGAATCTCATTAAGTGTAGATCCACACAATGAAGCAGCAATGAAACTTTACCAGCGATTTTGCTTCAAAGAGACAGGTAAAGTAGGCACTTCCATAACCATGGTTGCAAATATAATTAAGTAA
- a CDS encoding GrpB family protein, with protein sequence MKESVIIEPYNDNWPKIYNEIRCQIVSQLGNTIHRIDHIGSTAVVGLAAKPIIDIQISVPALDNIEEVKSGLQEMGFQHRKDNPDLTKRYFREKSGMRRTHIHIRQSGSWSEQLNLLFRDYLREHEYAKMKYAEVKYELANLYKDDRDKYVEGKAEIVWDILMNANQWSQKVGWKPIIEEL encoded by the coding sequence ATGAAGGAATCTGTAATTATAGAGCCTTATAATGATAACTGGCCCAAAATATATAATGAAATAAGATGTCAGATTGTAAGTCAATTGGGAAATACGATTCATAGGATAGATCATATAGGCTCTACAGCTGTAGTGGGATTAGCGGCTAAGCCTATTATTGATATACAAATATCAGTGCCCGCTCTGGACAATATCGAGGAAGTCAAATCTGGACTTCAAGAGATGGGTTTTCAACATCGTAAAGATAATCCTGATCTAACCAAGAGATATTTTAGAGAAAAAAGCGGCATGAGAAGGACTCATATTCACATACGCCAAAGTGGAAGTTGGTCAGAACAGCTGAATTTGCTGTTTAGAGATTATTTAAGAGAACATGAATATGCAAAAATGAAATACGCCGAGGTTAAATATGAACTCGCCAATCTGTATAAAGACGATAGAGATAAATATGTAGAAGGAAAAGCAGAAATCGTATGGGACATTTTAATGAATGCAAATCAATGGAGCCAGAAGGTGGGTTGGAAGCCGATTATAGAGGAGCTTTGA
- a CDS encoding NUDIX hydrolase, protein MHPPKHIVSAAAVVVNDNNEILLIRGPRRGWEMPGGQVEIGESLSQAAIRETKEESGIDIEIINFCGIFQNVGNSICNTLFLAKPIGGELTCSPESLECGFFPIEEALEKVQWKDFRKRIEYCLKPETQPFCIEFMDNNNI, encoded by the coding sequence ATGCACCCACCAAAGCATATCGTTTCGGCAGCTGCCGTTGTAGTCAATGATAATAACGAAATATTACTGATCAGAGGACCAAGAAGAGGCTGGGAAATGCCTGGAGGACAAGTAGAGATAGGAGAATCTTTGAGTCAGGCCGCAATACGAGAGACGAAGGAAGAATCAGGAATCGACATTGAAATTATTAATTTTTGCGGGATATTTCAGAATGTCGGGAACTCCATTTGTAATACATTATTTTTAGCAAAGCCCATCGGAGGCGAATTAACATGTTCACCGGAGAGCCTGGAATGTGGATTTTTCCCCATTGAAGAAGCGTTAGAGAAAGTACAATGGAAAGATTTTAGAAAAAGAATAGAGTATTGCTTGAAGCCCGAAACGCAGCCTTTTTGTATTGAATTTATGGATAATAACAATATTTGA
- a CDS encoding VanZ family protein produces MKTTQRERDTKLTWLLFAVYILLLTWIIVFKMAFSAQDLPEIRNINLIPFGESVIVNNELDIQELLYNMIAFVPVGIYLSMLTKWSFLKRAATIAAISLVYELLQYLFAIGASDITDLINNTLGGVIGIGLYHLLLKLVRTKFRADKIINILAAVGTIGLILFMSLILIVNGF; encoded by the coding sequence ATGAAAACAACACAACGAGAACGAGACACAAAGCTAACTTGGTTGCTATTTGCAGTTTATATATTGCTGTTAACCTGGATTATCGTATTCAAAATGGCATTCTCAGCGCAGGATTTACCGGAGATCAGAAACATTAACCTTATTCCATTTGGTGAGTCGGTCATCGTTAACAATGAATTAGATATACAAGAGCTGCTATATAACATGATTGCTTTTGTTCCTGTTGGGATATATCTAAGCATGCTGACGAAGTGGTCATTTCTCAAAAGAGCAGCCACTATTGCAGCTATAAGTCTGGTATATGAACTGCTTCAATATTTGTTTGCCATTGGTGCAAGTGACATAACGGATCTAATCAACAATACGCTTGGTGGTGTTATTGGAATTGGGCTGTATCATTTACTGCTAAAGCTAGTCCGGACGAAGTTCAGAGCTGACAAGATTATTAACATCCTTGCGGCTGTTGGAACGATTGGCTTGATATTGTTTATGAGTTTGATTTTAATAGTGAATGGCTTTTAG
- a CDS encoding zinc dependent phospholipase C family protein, whose protein sequence is MGSRIMHLIIANRIAESLSIEDRTLFLLGSVAPDAVSPKESSHFFKGEVQNYTRFIDYKGFLHKYSSQAEQQYILGYFTHLIADDIWLRGFNLSWLKNRMEADPDLYPIYHKDFQTLNGKLLEHYGFTNILKEMLSDVPAVMDLEEVTSKDVEHFLPYVLGDMEYDKDEVNKQQLQVFTIVQILGYIETSVDMGLLHLKPMLDVV, encoded by the coding sequence ATGGGTTCAAGGATCATGCACTTGATTATTGCCAATCGAATTGCAGAGAGCTTGTCCATTGAAGACCGGACGCTCTTCTTACTTGGAAGCGTGGCGCCTGATGCTGTGTCTCCGAAAGAATCATCCCATTTTTTCAAAGGCGAAGTACAGAATTATACAAGATTCATAGATTATAAAGGATTCTTACATAAATATAGCTCACAGGCGGAGCAACAGTATATATTAGGATATTTCACACATCTAATTGCGGATGATATCTGGCTCAGGGGATTTAACCTCTCATGGTTGAAAAACAGAATGGAAGCGGATCCAGATTTATACCCTATATATCATAAAGACTTTCAAACATTGAACGGGAAATTGTTAGAACACTATGGATTTACAAATATACTGAAGGAAATGCTCAGTGATGTTCCTGCCGTTATGGATTTGGAAGAAGTAACATCCAAGGACGTTGAGCACTTCCTCCCTTATGTACTAGGTGATATGGAATACGACAAAGACGAAGTCAACAAACAGCAGCTTCAAGTATTCACGATTGTTCAAATCTTGGGTTATATCGAAACATCGGTGGATATGGGACTGCTTCATTTAAAGCCAATGCTTGATGTGGTCTAA
- a CDS encoding class I SAM-dependent methyltransferase, whose protein sequence is MSEYYWDTQIEYLRNTRWLYYNDDYLEFLVQKVWNIHKPVNVVDYGCGYGYLGLKLLPLLPEGSTYTGIDKGQDLIKEAKELFSRLPYTTEFIVADLEELTVKGKYDIAMSHAFLLHIAEPSIILQRMIDSVVDSGRVICFEPHWISNMSNYYFEGQVQSDIIQLGILQKLFEADRRSKSKDGNIGMRLPVLLSQLGLQDVQCRVSDRVNFLDQHMDLDMKNKLFEALSADGLGQDPGDYEQVEINLIERGLTAEEARRQYDAERLFSKQFNDQSWLTYAPNMKISFGIVKR, encoded by the coding sequence ATGTCCGAATATTATTGGGATACTCAAATCGAATACCTTAGAAATACGCGGTGGCTGTACTACAACGATGACTATCTAGAATTTCTGGTGCAAAAAGTGTGGAACATTCATAAGCCTGTAAATGTGGTCGATTACGGCTGCGGATATGGATACCTCGGTTTAAAGCTGCTGCCTTTATTGCCAGAAGGTTCGACCTATACCGGGATAGATAAAGGCCAGGATTTGATTAAGGAAGCAAAAGAATTATTCTCTCGCTTACCGTATACAACAGAATTTATCGTAGCTGACCTTGAAGAGCTGACTGTAAAAGGCAAGTATGATATTGCGATGAGTCACGCCTTTTTGTTACATATCGCTGAACCATCTATTATTCTTCAGAGGATGATCGATAGCGTAGTAGATTCGGGCAGGGTGATATGCTTTGAGCCTCATTGGATTTCAAATATGTCGAACTATTATTTCGAAGGGCAGGTACAATCCGATATCATACAGCTGGGGATACTTCAAAAGTTGTTTGAAGCAGACAGAAGAAGTAAGAGCAAAGACGGAAATATCGGCATGAGATTACCTGTACTTCTTAGCCAGCTAGGTTTACAGGACGTACAGTGCCGGGTCAGTGATCGGGTGAACTTTTTAGATCAGCATATGGATTTAGACATGAAGAATAAGCTTTTCGAAGCATTAAGTGCAGATGGATTAGGCCAAGATCCAGGTGATTACGAACAGGTTGAGATCAATCTGATAGAGAGAGGGTTGACAGCGGAAGAGGCAAGAAGGCAGTACGATGCTGAACGGTTATTCTCCAAACAATTTAATGATCAATCCTGGTTAACCTACGCACCCAACATGAAGATTTCCTTCGGGATTGTTAAGAGGTAG
- a CDS encoding DinB family protein, with product MMNMDQIYLITSIPGYTPQISQLISMMNYVRYTTLEEVKGLSKDQLDYLLDTESNSIGALLLHVAAVEYAYQVSTYEKRFLNDEELSIWGPALELGSAGQEQIRGHELTFYLNKLEEVRNRTLNYFKTVNDDWLHHEEQFWYDKQANYYFMWFHVFEDEINHRGQIRMIKKRMKV from the coding sequence ATGATGAATATGGATCAAATCTATCTAATCACCAGCATCCCTGGATATACTCCTCAGATCAGTCAGCTTATTTCCATGATGAATTATGTGAGATATACAACCTTAGAAGAAGTGAAGGGCTTATCGAAGGACCAGCTGGATTACCTGCTGGATACAGAGAGCAATTCCATAGGTGCTTTGTTATTACATGTTGCAGCTGTAGAATATGCGTATCAGGTCTCGACATATGAAAAAAGGTTTCTCAATGATGAGGAGCTATCCATTTGGGGTCCAGCACTTGAGTTAGGTTCGGCCGGGCAAGAACAGATCAGAGGGCATGAACTCACATTTTACCTTAACAAATTGGAAGAAGTAAGAAATAGAACACTCAATTATTTTAAGACCGTAAATGATGATTGGCTTCATCATGAGGAGCAATTCTGGTATGACAAACAAGCAAATTATTACTTTATGTGGTTCCACGTCTTTGAAGATGAAATCAATCATAGGGGACAAATCAGAATGATCAAAAAAAGAATGAAGGTATAA
- a CDS encoding O-methyltransferase → MDELQGVQRPMHAERVSKCAAEYGFTASCDDLTGSFLRMLAANRRQSTILELGTGVGHSTAWLLDGMDQDSRLYSVEMDEQCSNIAREVLGDDPRLHLFAQDGGEYIEQHKSEQYDVIFADTWPGKFYLVEEVLGMVKPGGLYIIDDLNPQPNWPEDHEDKVSKLVSYLESREDFHLSKLNWSTGLILMTKKS, encoded by the coding sequence ATGGACGAATTACAAGGTGTTCAGCGCCCGATGCATGCAGAACGAGTGAGTAAATGTGCTGCAGAATATGGCTTCACGGCATCGTGTGATGATCTAACAGGTAGCTTCCTTCGGATGTTAGCCGCAAATCGCAGGCAGAGCACCATTTTGGAATTAGGAACAGGTGTAGGTCACTCTACAGCTTGGCTTCTTGATGGAATGGATCAGGACAGCAGGCTGTATTCTGTTGAGATGGATGAGCAATGCTCGAATATTGCGAGGGAAGTGCTGGGGGATGATCCTCGGTTACATCTATTTGCTCAGGATGGCGGCGAATACATAGAACAACATAAATCCGAACAATATGATGTCATCTTCGCTGATACATGGCCAGGCAAGTTTTATCTGGTGGAAGAGGTGCTTGGTATGGTCAAGCCTGGAGGGCTGTATATCATTGATGATCTGAACCCGCAGCCGAATTGGCCTGAAGACCATGAGGATAAGGTATCCAAGCTAGTATCGTATCTGGAATCAAGAGAGGATTTCCATCTGTCTAAGCTCAATTGGTCAACAGGACTCATCTTGATGACGAAGAAGAGCTGA
- a CDS encoding class I SAM-dependent methyltransferase: MENKETFNYIVSEYERFRPAYPKEMFDDIADYCSLKQDQKILEIGCGTGQATGGFLDKGFTDITCVELGDQLAQFTAEKFKGYPSVKVLHTAFEDWNGEGSPFDLAISGTAFHFIEPEFGYRRVWELLKHNGSMAFFWTVHVPMYDDLHQEIRLHYRELAPHLDDAALPTPEEIIEDRRVITDKSGFFNHLLVKEYREIHTLTSSAYVSLLNTNSKHRQLPNPVKDELFHRIQESVDRAGGTIHKEHRVALYLAAKA, translated from the coding sequence ATGGAGAATAAAGAAACCTTCAATTATATCGTTAGTGAATACGAGAGGTTCAGACCCGCTTATCCCAAAGAAATGTTCGATGATATTGCTGATTATTGCAGCCTGAAACAAGACCAAAAGATCTTAGAAATCGGCTGTGGAACAGGCCAAGCGACTGGAGGCTTCTTGGATAAAGGCTTTACGGATATCACCTGTGTTGAGCTTGGTGACCAACTAGCACAGTTCACTGCAGAGAAATTCAAAGGGTATCCCTCAGTAAAAGTACTACATACCGCGTTTGAGGATTGGAATGGAGAGGGTTCACCTTTTGACCTCGCGATTTCGGGAACGGCCTTTCATTTCATTGAGCCTGAATTCGGATACCGGAGAGTGTGGGAGCTGCTTAAACATAACGGTTCAATGGCTTTCTTCTGGACGGTACATGTTCCGATGTACGATGACCTCCACCAGGAAATTCGTCTTCACTACCGCGAACTTGCTCCTCATTTGGATGACGCTGCGCTGCCTACTCCTGAGGAGATCATTGAAGACAGAAGAGTGATTACTGACAAGTCGGGGTTCTTTAACCATCTGCTTGTAAAAGAGTATAGGGAAATACATACACTCACCAGCTCCGCTTATGTATCCTTGCTGAATACAAACTCCAAGCACAGACAGCTTCCAAATCCCGTTAAAGATGAGTTGTTCCACCGTATTCAGGAGTCGGTTGACCGAGCAGGTGGTACAATTCATAAGGAGCATAGAGTTGCCTTATATTTAGCGGCAAAAGCTTAG